The following are encoded together in the Coturnix japonica isolate 7356 chromosome 8, Coturnix japonica 2.1, whole genome shotgun sequence genome:
- the EPS15 gene encoding epidermal growth factor receptor substrate 15 isoform X4: protein MAAHLSLTQLSSANPVYEKFYRQVDSANTGRVLASDAAVFLKKSGLTDLVLGKIWDLADTDSKGILNKQEFFVALRLVACAQNGLEVSLSSLNLPVPPPRFTDTSSPLLLSGTASSDIPWAVKLEDKAKYDAIFDSLNPVNGLLSGDKVKPVLLNSKLPVDILGRVWELSDIDRDGMLDRDEFAVAMFLVYCALEKEPVPMSLPAALVPLSKRKPISVPGAMPLIPSSASCKDSHQSLPPVGILAAKTPLTQWVVSPADKIKYDEIFVKTDKDMDGFVSGVEARELFLKTGLPSALLAHIWALCDTKDCGKLSKEQFALAFYLINQKLTKGIDPPQALTPEMIPPSDRSVTLQKSAPGLNSVADFSAIKELDTLNNEIVDLQREKNNVEQDLKEKEDTIKQRTSEVQDLQDEVKRESSNLQKLQAQKQEAQEILNDLDEQKAKLEEQLNDIRQKCAEEAHLIAMLKAEITSQETKISAYEDELTKAQEELSRLQQETAELEHCIESGKAQLGPLQQHLQDSQQEINSVQTKLLELKELESNQFSWHSQPQNVLVNGTADHSSLSNSSSETANLNENAERESIAEDEQINNVSPPRNSPETTTAAAEEDKETPAGTVTRKEDPFDAESHPLPDIVSEASLEFFQSDPFVGSDPFKDDPFGKIDPFGGDPFKGSDPFAADCFFKQSSTDPFVTAGTDPFSAASNSNNTTTEMPKKNDPFAPGGTTVSTSDDQATDPFASLFGNESFGSGFADFSTLSKANNEDPFSSSTSGSVKNVVITKNSFEEPPAKNEDIPPALPPKTGTPTRPCPPPPGKRPINQIDSSDSFKPSDPFQPFPTPEIPKEQEADLFCDPFAPTSISKEADPNNFANFSTKSWCPSSRSKSKVFY, encoded by the exons ATGGCCGCCCACCTCTCCCTGACACAG ctATCAAGTGCAAATCCTGTGTATGAGAAGTTCTATCGACAG GTTGATTCTGCTAATACTGGAAGAGTGTTAGCTTCTGATGCAGCTGTCTTCTTGAAGAAATCTGGATTGACAGACTTGGTGCTTGGAAAG atTTGGGACTTAgctgatactgatagcaaaggAATCTTGAACAAACAG gAGTTTTTTGTAGCTTTACGACTTGTAGCATGTGCACAGAATGGATTGGAGGTTTCCCTGAGTAGCCTCAATTTGCCCGTTCCTCCACCAAGATTT ACTGATACTAGTAGTCCTTTGCTGCTCAGTGGAACAGCATCGAGTGATATACCATGGGCTGTTAAG TTGGAAGACAAAGCCAAGTATGATGCTATTTTTGACAGCCTAAATCCTGTTAATGGACTGTTGTCGGGAGATAAAGTGAAACCTGTACTCCTGAACTCAAAATTGCCAGTGGATATCTTAGGACGA GTGTGGGAATTGAGTGATATCGACCGAGATGGAATGTTGGATCGCGATGAATTTGCAGTG GCCATGTTCTTGGTGTACTGCGCGTTGGAGAAGGAACCAGTGCCAATGTCCTTGCCTGCAGCTTTGGTGCCACTATCCAAGAGAAAACCTATTAGTGTTCCAGGAGCAATGCCGTTAATTCCTTCTTCAGCATCTTGCAAAGATTCTCATCAGTCCCTGCCACCTGTAGGCATTTTAGCTGCCAAAACTCCATTAACACAG TGGGTTGTATCGCCTGCAGACAAAATTAAGTATGATGAGATCTTTGTGAAAACTGACAAGGACATGGATGGATTTGTGTCAGGTGTGGAAGCCAGAGAACTATTCCTGAAGACGGGactgccttctgctctgcttgcacATATCTG GGCACTCTGTGATACAAAGGACTGTGGGAAGCTTTCCAAGGAACAGTTTGCTTTGGCTTTCTACTTAATTAATCAGAAATTAACAAAGGGCATTGATCCACCTCAAGCTCTGACTCCAGAGATGATTCCACCTTCAGACAGGAGTGTCACATTACAGAAG agtgcTCCAGGACTGAATTCCGTAGCAGATTTTTCTGCAATTAAAGAGCTTGATACATTGAACAATGAAATAGTAGACCTGCAGAG GGAAAAGAATAATGTAGAGCAAGacctgaaggagaaagaagataCCATCAAACAGAGGACGAGTGAGGTTCAG GATCTACAAGATGAAGTAAAACGGGAGAGCAGTAATCTGCAAAAGCTGCAAGCTCAGAAACAGGAAGCACAGGAAATACTCAATGATCTTGATGAGCAGAAGGCCAAGTTGGAAGAGCAACTCAATGATATCAGGCAGAAATGTGCAGAGGAGGCCCACTTG ATTGCCatgctgaaagctgaaataacaAGCCAGGAGACAAAGATATCAGCATATGAAGATGAACTGACCAAAGCTCAAGAGGAGCTGAGTCGTCTGCAGCAAGAAACTGCAGAGCTTGAGCATTGCATAGAGTCTGGGAAAGCACAGCTGGGACCTCTTCAGCAACATCTGCAAGATTCACAACAGGAAATCAATTCG GTGCAGACAAAACTTCTTGAgctgaaagaactggaaagtAACCAATTTAGTTGGCACTCTCAGCCACAGAATGTACTTGTTAATGGAACTGCGGATCATTCTAGtctcagcaacagcagcagcgaAACTGCTAACCTTAATGAGAATGCTGAAAGGGAAAGCATAGCTGAAGATGAACAAATAAACAACGTATCCCCA CCAAGAAATAGTCCTGAAACAacaactgctgctgcagaagaagaCAAAGAGACTCCAGCTGGAACTGTTACAAGAAAA GAGGATCCATTTGATGCTGAATCTCACCCATTGCCTGATATAGTTTCTGAAGCAAGCTTAGAGTTCTTCCAGTCCGACCCTTTTGTTGGCA GTGATCCCTTCAAAGATGACCCTTTTGGGAAAATTG aTCCCTTTGGTGGTGATCCCTTCAAAGGCTCAGATCCTTTTGCAGCTGACTGTTTTTTCAAACAGTCCTCCACTGATCCTTTTGTGACTGCAGGCACTGATCCATTTAGTGCAGCAAGCAACAGTAATAATACCACA acagagatgccaaagaaaaatgatcCTTTTGCTCCTGGTGGAACAACTGTTAGTACATCAGATGATCAAG CTACAGACCCCTTTGCCTCTCTGTTTGGAAATGAATCCTTTGGAAGTGGCTTTGCTGACTTCAGCACACTGTCAAAG GCCAACAATGAGGATCCCTTCAGCTCTTCCACATCAGGCTCTGTCAAAAACGTGGTCATAACTAAAAACTCATTTGAAGAACCACCAGCCAAAAACGAGGACATCCCTCCTGCATTGCCCCCTAAAACTGGAACTCCCACAAGGCCTTGTCCACCACCCCCTG GGAAAAGACCTATCAATCAAATAGACTCTTCAGATTCCTTTAAACCGAGCGATCCATTTCAGCCTTTTCCCACCCCAGAAATTCCCAAAGAACAAGAAGCAGATCTATTCTGTGATCCATTTGCTCCCACCAGCATCAGTAAAGAGGCTGACCCCAACAATTTTGCAAACTTCAGTACT AAGTCGTGGTGTCCAAGCAGTAG
- the EPS15 gene encoding epidermal growth factor receptor substrate 15 isoform X1, with amino-acid sequence MAAHLSLTQLSSANPVYEKFYRQVDSANTGRVLASDAAVFLKKSGLTDLVLGKIWDLADTDSKGILNKQEFFVALRLVACAQNGLEVSLSSLNLPVPPPRFTDTSSPLLLSGTASSDIPWAVKLEDKAKYDAIFDSLNPVNGLLSGDKVKPVLLNSKLPVDILGRVWELSDIDRDGMLDRDEFAVAMFLVYCALEKEPVPMSLPAALVPLSKRKPISVPGAMPLIPSSASCKDSHQSLPPVGILAAKTPLTQWVVSPADKIKYDEIFVKTDKDMDGFVSGVEARELFLKTGLPSALLAHIWALCDTKDCGKLSKEQFALAFYLINQKLTKGIDPPQALTPEMIPPSDRSVTLQKSAPGLNSVADFSAIKELDTLNNEIVDLQREKNNVEQDLKEKEDTIKQRTSEVQDLQDEVKRESSNLQKLQAQKQEAQEILNDLDEQKAKLEEQLNDIRQKCAEEAHLIAMLKAEITSQETKISAYEDELTKAQEELSRLQQETAELEHCIESGKAQLGPLQQHLQDSQQEINSVQTKLLELKELESNQFSWHSQPQNVLVNGTADHSSLSNSSSETANLNENAERESIAEDEQINNVSPPRNSPETTTAAAEEDKETPAGTVTRKEDPFDAESHPLPDIVSEASLEFFQSDPFVGSDPFKDDPFGKIDPFGGDPFKGSDPFAADCFFKQSSTDPFVTAGTDPFSAASNSNNTTTEMPKKNDPFAPGGTTVSTSDDQATDPFASLFGNESFGSGFADFSTLSKANNEDPFSSSTSGSVKNVVITKNSFEEPPAKNEDIPPALPPKTGTPTRPCPPPPGKRPINQIDSSDSFKPSDPFQPFPTPEIPKEQEADLFCDPFAPTSISKEADPNNFANFSTNPFHRSRGVQAVEANLKYSTEEDMIEWAKRESEREEKERLARLKQQEQEDLELAIALSKSEISEA; translated from the exons ATGGCCGCCCACCTCTCCCTGACACAG ctATCAAGTGCAAATCCTGTGTATGAGAAGTTCTATCGACAG GTTGATTCTGCTAATACTGGAAGAGTGTTAGCTTCTGATGCAGCTGTCTTCTTGAAGAAATCTGGATTGACAGACTTGGTGCTTGGAAAG atTTGGGACTTAgctgatactgatagcaaaggAATCTTGAACAAACAG gAGTTTTTTGTAGCTTTACGACTTGTAGCATGTGCACAGAATGGATTGGAGGTTTCCCTGAGTAGCCTCAATTTGCCCGTTCCTCCACCAAGATTT ACTGATACTAGTAGTCCTTTGCTGCTCAGTGGAACAGCATCGAGTGATATACCATGGGCTGTTAAG TTGGAAGACAAAGCCAAGTATGATGCTATTTTTGACAGCCTAAATCCTGTTAATGGACTGTTGTCGGGAGATAAAGTGAAACCTGTACTCCTGAACTCAAAATTGCCAGTGGATATCTTAGGACGA GTGTGGGAATTGAGTGATATCGACCGAGATGGAATGTTGGATCGCGATGAATTTGCAGTG GCCATGTTCTTGGTGTACTGCGCGTTGGAGAAGGAACCAGTGCCAATGTCCTTGCCTGCAGCTTTGGTGCCACTATCCAAGAGAAAACCTATTAGTGTTCCAGGAGCAATGCCGTTAATTCCTTCTTCAGCATCTTGCAAAGATTCTCATCAGTCCCTGCCACCTGTAGGCATTTTAGCTGCCAAAACTCCATTAACACAG TGGGTTGTATCGCCTGCAGACAAAATTAAGTATGATGAGATCTTTGTGAAAACTGACAAGGACATGGATGGATTTGTGTCAGGTGTGGAAGCCAGAGAACTATTCCTGAAGACGGGactgccttctgctctgcttgcacATATCTG GGCACTCTGTGATACAAAGGACTGTGGGAAGCTTTCCAAGGAACAGTTTGCTTTGGCTTTCTACTTAATTAATCAGAAATTAACAAAGGGCATTGATCCACCTCAAGCTCTGACTCCAGAGATGATTCCACCTTCAGACAGGAGTGTCACATTACAGAAG agtgcTCCAGGACTGAATTCCGTAGCAGATTTTTCTGCAATTAAAGAGCTTGATACATTGAACAATGAAATAGTAGACCTGCAGAG GGAAAAGAATAATGTAGAGCAAGacctgaaggagaaagaagataCCATCAAACAGAGGACGAGTGAGGTTCAG GATCTACAAGATGAAGTAAAACGGGAGAGCAGTAATCTGCAAAAGCTGCAAGCTCAGAAACAGGAAGCACAGGAAATACTCAATGATCTTGATGAGCAGAAGGCCAAGTTGGAAGAGCAACTCAATGATATCAGGCAGAAATGTGCAGAGGAGGCCCACTTG ATTGCCatgctgaaagctgaaataacaAGCCAGGAGACAAAGATATCAGCATATGAAGATGAACTGACCAAAGCTCAAGAGGAGCTGAGTCGTCTGCAGCAAGAAACTGCAGAGCTTGAGCATTGCATAGAGTCTGGGAAAGCACAGCTGGGACCTCTTCAGCAACATCTGCAAGATTCACAACAGGAAATCAATTCG GTGCAGACAAAACTTCTTGAgctgaaagaactggaaagtAACCAATTTAGTTGGCACTCTCAGCCACAGAATGTACTTGTTAATGGAACTGCGGATCATTCTAGtctcagcaacagcagcagcgaAACTGCTAACCTTAATGAGAATGCTGAAAGGGAAAGCATAGCTGAAGATGAACAAATAAACAACGTATCCCCA CCAAGAAATAGTCCTGAAACAacaactgctgctgcagaagaagaCAAAGAGACTCCAGCTGGAACTGTTACAAGAAAA GAGGATCCATTTGATGCTGAATCTCACCCATTGCCTGATATAGTTTCTGAAGCAAGCTTAGAGTTCTTCCAGTCCGACCCTTTTGTTGGCA GTGATCCCTTCAAAGATGACCCTTTTGGGAAAATTG aTCCCTTTGGTGGTGATCCCTTCAAAGGCTCAGATCCTTTTGCAGCTGACTGTTTTTTCAAACAGTCCTCCACTGATCCTTTTGTGACTGCAGGCACTGATCCATTTAGTGCAGCAAGCAACAGTAATAATACCACA acagagatgccaaagaaaaatgatcCTTTTGCTCCTGGTGGAACAACTGTTAGTACATCAGATGATCAAG CTACAGACCCCTTTGCCTCTCTGTTTGGAAATGAATCCTTTGGAAGTGGCTTTGCTGACTTCAGCACACTGTCAAAG GCCAACAATGAGGATCCCTTCAGCTCTTCCACATCAGGCTCTGTCAAAAACGTGGTCATAACTAAAAACTCATTTGAAGAACCACCAGCCAAAAACGAGGACATCCCTCCTGCATTGCCCCCTAAAACTGGAACTCCCACAAGGCCTTGTCCACCACCCCCTG GGAAAAGACCTATCAATCAAATAGACTCTTCAGATTCCTTTAAACCGAGCGATCCATTTCAGCCTTTTCCCACCCCAGAAATTCCCAAAGAACAAGAAGCAGATCTATTCTGTGATCCATTTGCTCCCACCAGCATCAGTAAAGAGGCTGACCCCAACAATTTTGCAAACTTCAGTACT AATCCATTTCATAGAAGTCGTGGTGTCCAAGCAGTAG
- the EPS15 gene encoding epidermal growth factor receptor substrate 15 isoform X3 produces MAAHLSLTQLSSANPVYEKFYRQVDSANTGRVLASDAAVFLKKSGLTDLVLGKIWDLADTDSKGILNKQEFFVALRLVACAQNGLEVSLSSLNLPVPPPRFTDTSSPLLLSGTASSDIPWAVKLEDKAKYDAIFDSLNPVNGLLSGDKVKPVLLNSKLPVDILGRVWELSDIDRDGMLDRDEFAVAMFLVYCALEKEPVPMSLPAALVPLSKRKPISVPGAMPLIPSSASCKDSHQSLPPVGILAAKTPLTQWVVSPADKIKYDEIFVKTDKDMDGFVSGVEARELFLKTGLPSALLAHIWALCDTKDCGKLSKEQFALAFYLINQKLTKGIDPPQALTPEMIPPSDRSVTLQKSAPGLNSVADFSAIKELDTLNNEIVDLQREKNNVEQDLKEKEDTIKQRTSEVQDLQDEVKRESSNLQKLQAQKQEAQEILNDLDEQKAKLEEQLNDIRQKCAEEAHLIAMLKAEITSQETKISAYEDELTKAQEELSRLQQETAELEHCIESGKAQLGPLQQHLQDSQQEINSVQTKLLELKELESNQFSWHSQPQNVLVNGTADHSSLSNSSSETANLNENAERESIAEDEQINNVSPPRNSPETTTAAAEEDKETPAGTVTRKEDPFDAESHPLPDIVSEASLEFFQSDPFVGSDPFKDDPFGKIDPFGGDPFKGSDPFAADCFFKQSSTDPFVTAGTDPFSAASNSNNTTTEMPKKNDPFAPGGTTVSTSDDQATDPFASLFGNESFGSGFADFSTLSKANNEDPFSSSTSGSVKNVVITKNSFEEPPAKNEDIPPALPPKTGTPTRPCPPPPEIPKEQEADLFCDPFAPTSISKEADPNNFANFSTNPFHRSRGVQAVEANLKYSTEEDMIEWAKRESEREEKERLARLKQQEQEDLELAIALSKSEISEA; encoded by the exons ATGGCCGCCCACCTCTCCCTGACACAG ctATCAAGTGCAAATCCTGTGTATGAGAAGTTCTATCGACAG GTTGATTCTGCTAATACTGGAAGAGTGTTAGCTTCTGATGCAGCTGTCTTCTTGAAGAAATCTGGATTGACAGACTTGGTGCTTGGAAAG atTTGGGACTTAgctgatactgatagcaaaggAATCTTGAACAAACAG gAGTTTTTTGTAGCTTTACGACTTGTAGCATGTGCACAGAATGGATTGGAGGTTTCCCTGAGTAGCCTCAATTTGCCCGTTCCTCCACCAAGATTT ACTGATACTAGTAGTCCTTTGCTGCTCAGTGGAACAGCATCGAGTGATATACCATGGGCTGTTAAG TTGGAAGACAAAGCCAAGTATGATGCTATTTTTGACAGCCTAAATCCTGTTAATGGACTGTTGTCGGGAGATAAAGTGAAACCTGTACTCCTGAACTCAAAATTGCCAGTGGATATCTTAGGACGA GTGTGGGAATTGAGTGATATCGACCGAGATGGAATGTTGGATCGCGATGAATTTGCAGTG GCCATGTTCTTGGTGTACTGCGCGTTGGAGAAGGAACCAGTGCCAATGTCCTTGCCTGCAGCTTTGGTGCCACTATCCAAGAGAAAACCTATTAGTGTTCCAGGAGCAATGCCGTTAATTCCTTCTTCAGCATCTTGCAAAGATTCTCATCAGTCCCTGCCACCTGTAGGCATTTTAGCTGCCAAAACTCCATTAACACAG TGGGTTGTATCGCCTGCAGACAAAATTAAGTATGATGAGATCTTTGTGAAAACTGACAAGGACATGGATGGATTTGTGTCAGGTGTGGAAGCCAGAGAACTATTCCTGAAGACGGGactgccttctgctctgcttgcacATATCTG GGCACTCTGTGATACAAAGGACTGTGGGAAGCTTTCCAAGGAACAGTTTGCTTTGGCTTTCTACTTAATTAATCAGAAATTAACAAAGGGCATTGATCCACCTCAAGCTCTGACTCCAGAGATGATTCCACCTTCAGACAGGAGTGTCACATTACAGAAG agtgcTCCAGGACTGAATTCCGTAGCAGATTTTTCTGCAATTAAAGAGCTTGATACATTGAACAATGAAATAGTAGACCTGCAGAG GGAAAAGAATAATGTAGAGCAAGacctgaaggagaaagaagataCCATCAAACAGAGGACGAGTGAGGTTCAG GATCTACAAGATGAAGTAAAACGGGAGAGCAGTAATCTGCAAAAGCTGCAAGCTCAGAAACAGGAAGCACAGGAAATACTCAATGATCTTGATGAGCAGAAGGCCAAGTTGGAAGAGCAACTCAATGATATCAGGCAGAAATGTGCAGAGGAGGCCCACTTG ATTGCCatgctgaaagctgaaataacaAGCCAGGAGACAAAGATATCAGCATATGAAGATGAACTGACCAAAGCTCAAGAGGAGCTGAGTCGTCTGCAGCAAGAAACTGCAGAGCTTGAGCATTGCATAGAGTCTGGGAAAGCACAGCTGGGACCTCTTCAGCAACATCTGCAAGATTCACAACAGGAAATCAATTCG GTGCAGACAAAACTTCTTGAgctgaaagaactggaaagtAACCAATTTAGTTGGCACTCTCAGCCACAGAATGTACTTGTTAATGGAACTGCGGATCATTCTAGtctcagcaacagcagcagcgaAACTGCTAACCTTAATGAGAATGCTGAAAGGGAAAGCATAGCTGAAGATGAACAAATAAACAACGTATCCCCA CCAAGAAATAGTCCTGAAACAacaactgctgctgcagaagaagaCAAAGAGACTCCAGCTGGAACTGTTACAAGAAAA GAGGATCCATTTGATGCTGAATCTCACCCATTGCCTGATATAGTTTCTGAAGCAAGCTTAGAGTTCTTCCAGTCCGACCCTTTTGTTGGCA GTGATCCCTTCAAAGATGACCCTTTTGGGAAAATTG aTCCCTTTGGTGGTGATCCCTTCAAAGGCTCAGATCCTTTTGCAGCTGACTGTTTTTTCAAACAGTCCTCCACTGATCCTTTTGTGACTGCAGGCACTGATCCATTTAGTGCAGCAAGCAACAGTAATAATACCACA acagagatgccaaagaaaaatgatcCTTTTGCTCCTGGTGGAACAACTGTTAGTACATCAGATGATCAAG CTACAGACCCCTTTGCCTCTCTGTTTGGAAATGAATCCTTTGGAAGTGGCTTTGCTGACTTCAGCACACTGTCAAAG GCCAACAATGAGGATCCCTTCAGCTCTTCCACATCAGGCTCTGTCAAAAACGTGGTCATAACTAAAAACTCATTTGAAGAACCACCAGCCAAAAACGAGGACATCCCTCCTGCATTGCCCCCTAAAACTGGAACTCCCACAAGGCCTTGTCCACCACCCCCTG AAATTCCCAAAGAACAAGAAGCAGATCTATTCTGTGATCCATTTGCTCCCACCAGCATCAGTAAAGAGGCTGACCCCAACAATTTTGCAAACTTCAGTACT AATCCATTTCATAGAAGTCGTGGTGTCCAAGCAGTAG
- the EPS15 gene encoding epidermal growth factor receptor substrate 15 isoform X5, with protein MAAHLSLTQLSSANPVYEKFYRQVDSANTGRVLASDAAVFLKKSGLTDLVLGKIWDLADTDSKGILNKQEFFVALRLVACAQNGLEVSLSSLNLPVPPPRFTDTSSPLLLSGTASSDIPWAVKLEDKAKYDAIFDSLNPVNGLLSGDKVKPVLLNSKLPVDILGRVWELSDIDRDGMLDRDEFAVAMFLVYCALEKEPVPMSLPAALVPLSKRKPISVPGAMPLIPSSASCKDSHQSLPPVGILAAKTPLTQWVVSPADKIKYDEIFVKTDKDMDGFVSGVEARELFLKTGLPSALLAHIWALCDTKDCGKLSKEQFALAFYLINQKLTKGIDPPQALTPEMIPPSDRSVTLQKSAPGLNSVADFSAIKELDTLNNEIVDLQREKNNVEQDLKEKEDTIKQRTSEVQDLQDEVKRESSNLQKLQAQKQEAQEILNDLDEQKAKLEEQLNDIRQKCAEEAHLIAMLKAEITSQETKISAYEDELTKAQEELSRLQQETAELEHCIESGKAQLGPLQQHLQDSQQEINSVQTKLLELKELESNQFSWHSQPQNVLVNGTADHSSLSNSSSETANLNENAERESIAEDEQINNVSPPRNSPETTTAAAEEDKETPAGTVTRKEDPFDAESHPLPDIVSEASLEFFQSDPFVGSDPFKDDPFGKIDPFGGDPFKGSDPFAADCFFKQSSTDPFVTAGTDPFSAASNSNNTTTEMPKKNDPFAPGGTTVSTSDDQATDPFASLFGNESFGSGFADFSTLSKANNEDPFSSSTSGSVKNVVITKNSFEEPPAKNEDIPPALPPKTGTPTRPCPPPPGKRPINQIDSSDSFKPSDPFQPFPTPEIPKEQEADLFCDPFAPTSISKEADPNNFANFSTSWCPSSRSKSKVFY; from the exons ATGGCCGCCCACCTCTCCCTGACACAG ctATCAAGTGCAAATCCTGTGTATGAGAAGTTCTATCGACAG GTTGATTCTGCTAATACTGGAAGAGTGTTAGCTTCTGATGCAGCTGTCTTCTTGAAGAAATCTGGATTGACAGACTTGGTGCTTGGAAAG atTTGGGACTTAgctgatactgatagcaaaggAATCTTGAACAAACAG gAGTTTTTTGTAGCTTTACGACTTGTAGCATGTGCACAGAATGGATTGGAGGTTTCCCTGAGTAGCCTCAATTTGCCCGTTCCTCCACCAAGATTT ACTGATACTAGTAGTCCTTTGCTGCTCAGTGGAACAGCATCGAGTGATATACCATGGGCTGTTAAG TTGGAAGACAAAGCCAAGTATGATGCTATTTTTGACAGCCTAAATCCTGTTAATGGACTGTTGTCGGGAGATAAAGTGAAACCTGTACTCCTGAACTCAAAATTGCCAGTGGATATCTTAGGACGA GTGTGGGAATTGAGTGATATCGACCGAGATGGAATGTTGGATCGCGATGAATTTGCAGTG GCCATGTTCTTGGTGTACTGCGCGTTGGAGAAGGAACCAGTGCCAATGTCCTTGCCTGCAGCTTTGGTGCCACTATCCAAGAGAAAACCTATTAGTGTTCCAGGAGCAATGCCGTTAATTCCTTCTTCAGCATCTTGCAAAGATTCTCATCAGTCCCTGCCACCTGTAGGCATTTTAGCTGCCAAAACTCCATTAACACAG TGGGTTGTATCGCCTGCAGACAAAATTAAGTATGATGAGATCTTTGTGAAAACTGACAAGGACATGGATGGATTTGTGTCAGGTGTGGAAGCCAGAGAACTATTCCTGAAGACGGGactgccttctgctctgcttgcacATATCTG GGCACTCTGTGATACAAAGGACTGTGGGAAGCTTTCCAAGGAACAGTTTGCTTTGGCTTTCTACTTAATTAATCAGAAATTAACAAAGGGCATTGATCCACCTCAAGCTCTGACTCCAGAGATGATTCCACCTTCAGACAGGAGTGTCACATTACAGAAG agtgcTCCAGGACTGAATTCCGTAGCAGATTTTTCTGCAATTAAAGAGCTTGATACATTGAACAATGAAATAGTAGACCTGCAGAG GGAAAAGAATAATGTAGAGCAAGacctgaaggagaaagaagataCCATCAAACAGAGGACGAGTGAGGTTCAG GATCTACAAGATGAAGTAAAACGGGAGAGCAGTAATCTGCAAAAGCTGCAAGCTCAGAAACAGGAAGCACAGGAAATACTCAATGATCTTGATGAGCAGAAGGCCAAGTTGGAAGAGCAACTCAATGATATCAGGCAGAAATGTGCAGAGGAGGCCCACTTG ATTGCCatgctgaaagctgaaataacaAGCCAGGAGACAAAGATATCAGCATATGAAGATGAACTGACCAAAGCTCAAGAGGAGCTGAGTCGTCTGCAGCAAGAAACTGCAGAGCTTGAGCATTGCATAGAGTCTGGGAAAGCACAGCTGGGACCTCTTCAGCAACATCTGCAAGATTCACAACAGGAAATCAATTCG GTGCAGACAAAACTTCTTGAgctgaaagaactggaaagtAACCAATTTAGTTGGCACTCTCAGCCACAGAATGTACTTGTTAATGGAACTGCGGATCATTCTAGtctcagcaacagcagcagcgaAACTGCTAACCTTAATGAGAATGCTGAAAGGGAAAGCATAGCTGAAGATGAACAAATAAACAACGTATCCCCA CCAAGAAATAGTCCTGAAACAacaactgctgctgcagaagaagaCAAAGAGACTCCAGCTGGAACTGTTACAAGAAAA GAGGATCCATTTGATGCTGAATCTCACCCATTGCCTGATATAGTTTCTGAAGCAAGCTTAGAGTTCTTCCAGTCCGACCCTTTTGTTGGCA GTGATCCCTTCAAAGATGACCCTTTTGGGAAAATTG aTCCCTTTGGTGGTGATCCCTTCAAAGGCTCAGATCCTTTTGCAGCTGACTGTTTTTTCAAACAGTCCTCCACTGATCCTTTTGTGACTGCAGGCACTGATCCATTTAGTGCAGCAAGCAACAGTAATAATACCACA acagagatgccaaagaaaaatgatcCTTTTGCTCCTGGTGGAACAACTGTTAGTACATCAGATGATCAAG CTACAGACCCCTTTGCCTCTCTGTTTGGAAATGAATCCTTTGGAAGTGGCTTTGCTGACTTCAGCACACTGTCAAAG GCCAACAATGAGGATCCCTTCAGCTCTTCCACATCAGGCTCTGTCAAAAACGTGGTCATAACTAAAAACTCATTTGAAGAACCACCAGCCAAAAACGAGGACATCCCTCCTGCATTGCCCCCTAAAACTGGAACTCCCACAAGGCCTTGTCCACCACCCCCTG GGAAAAGACCTATCAATCAAATAGACTCTTCAGATTCCTTTAAACCGAGCGATCCATTTCAGCCTTTTCCCACCCCAGAAATTCCCAAAGAACAAGAAGCAGATCTATTCTGTGATCCATTTGCTCCCACCAGCATCAGTAAAGAGGCTGACCCCAACAATTTTGCAAACTTCAGTACT TCGTGGTGTCCAAGCAGTAG